From Camelina sativa cultivar DH55 chromosome 5, Cs, whole genome shotgun sequence:
ttgggGTGTCAACAAATATCCTTTGATCACTCTCTGCATCCATTTTTGTGCACACTCGGTGAAATTTGTAAGGCTTTCTCTGCAAGAACGAATAGCAAATAGTTGATTGGTAGAGAGACTGTAGGATGGATGATAAGAGAGGAAGTTTACTActtaaatagattttatttcttctttcttttttggtcaaaattttagGTTCTTCGTTTTTCTATTTGAGTCATTTGTCTTTACTTTCTTTATCACAAAAGTAGTTCAATTTGTATGTttcttgtattttgattggccggtcttttattttatttggtaaaatatatttttaacataattaatgATTTCCAAATATGTTTAAGTCAGAATCCAAAAGGAAACGTATAAGAAACGTTTTTATTTCTTATCTTGcgtcaacaaaaaataaaaatttattagtgCGTAATGTGTCACAAGGTCTGAACCAGAGGACAAACAAGTTAAATGACTTAGGTacactaattattattatcttttgcaACTCGccaattttgttttatgataatgGTAATATCATTAGAGCAactaagttgtttttttttactaataattgtttattaaaaaaaacgtaaTAAACTTTAGATACATATCAAAGCTAATACTCCTTATGTATCAAAGAGTGTAATTTCAATATGTTGAAATAAATTAAGATAACTATGTAAATTTATAGTATACTATTTTTAGATAAACTAAAAATACTTTACTAATTAAGAAGTTGAAATAATAGGGATAAGGCGAAATTAAGCATGCCATTCtccacattttaaaaaactaagaaaaacttttttcttgcTTATTTTGGGCCCTTTTGTAAAgaattgttttacaaatttggCATATAGGCCTTTGTAAAATGTCTAGTGGGCCACCTCCCTAACACGGGACAATGGGATACTTATGGAAGAACATGGGTAATTATTCGAACCAGCGGCTGAAaaacgagagaagaagagaacctagacatggtttgtttgtttgattgtccTATTTCGATCAAATCTTCTTAATAGCATTGAATCAAAACATTTGTACTTGTGAATGAagtttaaatgaaataaaaaggaaGTGGGAAAATACTATCCAatgcaaaaaggaaaattatataGCTCCATTGTTCTCCCTAAGGAAGATAACAACCTTTATAATTGAAAGAAGATCCGcacaaaataacataacactTAGACCACAAAGATAAtaacaatcaaatacaaatTTAGATATAGAGTTAGAGCTGGAGCATCAACAGGAGACGAAGGTTGAAATATTATCTAGtgcaaaaaggaaaatgaaacaGTTCCATTGTTTACATTAGGAAGGTAACGAACTTTACTAAAAGAAGATCcgcacaaaataaaataacacttagaacacaaagatgataacaatcaaatacaaatCTGGATATGGAGCTGGAGCTGGAGCATAAAAAGGAGACGGAGGTGAAACAAAGTATCCAGGCATGAAGACAATTGGGTAGTCCCTCctgcttctccttctccttggGGTGTCAACAAATATCCTCTGATCACTCTCTGCATCCATTTTTTCGCACACTCAGTGAAATTTGTATGCCTTTCTCTGCAGGAACGAATAGCGAATAGATGATTGGTAGAAAGACTCTAGGATGGATGATAAGAGAGGAAGTTTACAACTTAAGTagattttacttcttctttaatttttggtcAAAACTTTAGGTTCTTCTTTTTCCTACTCGAGTTATTTGTCTAAACTTTCTTTATCACAAAAGtagtttaatttgtatttttcttgtattttgattggccggtcttttcttttatttggtaaaatatatttttagcataattaatGATTTTCAAATATGTTTAAGTCGGAATCCAAAGGGTAATGTAtaagaaaattttctatttcCTTTCATgcgtcaaaagaaaaaataaaaaattattcgTGTGTAATGTGTCACGAGGTCTGAACCCGAGGACAAACATTTTAAATGACTTAGGTacactaattattattatgttttgcaACTCGCcaattttgttttatgaaaatGGTGATATCTTTAGAGCCACTgagttttttttactaataattttttattaaaaacatgtAATAAACTTAAGATACATATCAAAGCTAATACTCCTTATGTATCAAAGAGTGTAATTTCAGTATGTTGTAGTAAATTAAGATAACTATGTAAATTTGTATTATACTATTTTTAGATATACTAAACAATACTTTACTAATCAAGAAGTTGAAAAAACAGGGATAAAATGAAAATAGGCATGCTAGTCtcctcatttttaaaaactaagacaaatttttttcttgttttttgggcCCTTCTGTAaagaattattttataaatttggcATATAGGCCTTTGTAAAATGCATAGTGGGCCATCTCCCTAATACAATACAATATGATACTTATGGAAGAACCTGGTTAAGTATTCGAACCAGCGGCTGAAaaacgagagaagaagagaacctacacatggtttgtttgtttgattgtccTATTTCGATCAAATCTTCTTAATAACATTGAatcaaaacatttgtatttgTGAGTGAagtttaaatgaaataaaaggaAGTGAGAAAATACTATCCAgtgcaaaaaagaaaatgatatagcTGCATTGTTCTCCCTAAGGAAGGTAACAAACTTTATAATTGAAAGAAGATCCGCACAAAATAACCTAATACTTAGAACACAAAGATAATAACAATCAATTACAAATCTGGATATTGAGTTAGAGCTGGAGCATAAATAGGAGACGGAGATGGAACCAGGTATCCATGTATGGAGAAAAATGAGTAATCTCTCatgcttctccttctccttggGGTGTCATCAAATATCCTCTAATGACTCTCTGCATCCATCTTCACGCACACTCGAGGAAATTTGTATGGCTTTCTCTGGAAGAACGGAGAACAAATAGTCGATTGCTAGAGAGATTGCACGGTGAATGGTAAAATAGAAAGTTGACTACTTAAATagattttagtttcttcttagtttcatttttttggtcgAAATTTTAGGTTCTTCGTCGTGCAGTTTTTCATACTCCAGtcatttttctttactttattcACAAAAGTAATTttactttgttcaaaaaaaaagtatttttactttgtttttcttgtactCTGATCGGCCcgtcttttcttttgtttggtaaaatatatattaacatagTTAGTGATATGcgtcaaagaaaaagaaaaaaattattagtgtGTAACATGTCACGAGATCCAAACCAGATGACTaacaagtgttttttttttaatttaatattaaattgtattcaaagaaaaagataCTGTTTACAAAACTTGTGTATAGAAAGtcttcaacatttttaaaaataaaacaagtaagCATATCTAGTAAAATCTGGCAGCAAACCAGGTTTGGATGCTAGTATCCTCGCCTTTCATGGTGCTTAGCCGGTTACGGACATTTTTATCTATCAGCTTGACTAACTTCTCTACCGTAGTAGGTGGTTCTCCATGACGCCGACCATTCCTCTCCAACCATATTGAGTAAGTGTTCTGAAAAGCATAACCGTTAAGGTCACTAACAAGTTAGACGACTTAAGGTCTCTAATTACTAACAGGTTAAACGACttaatttcactaattaattttatgttttgcagctcaccaattttgttttatgatacTTGTTATATCTTTAAAGCCACCAAGTTTGTTTTTCATTCATATTAAAGCTAATACCCCTTATGTATCACAAAGTGTAATTTCAACATGTTGCGcataaacacaaatatatatatgtaaatttttagTATACTATCTTTACATACattaaaaactttttctaaTCAGTTAGTTGAAATAATAGGTAATAAAATGATATTAGATATTGAACATACAAACgatattttttatgaaacaaataaataaagtcTTAAAACCATATTATTTGTGAAATAGAAGGAGTACTAgctaattaaaaatttaaataaaagatacaaaaatgTCACAGAACCTTTAGTTGTAGTTGGATCACTATTTTTATTGGATAATGCGTATCACTTCGACTTTATTTGACGAGTTTTGGCCTACCATCCTATCTCAATTTACAAAATTGGGGTTTCATGAGGCTTAAAATTTTCGTTGGGGAAgacaaagcataaacaaaacaaatactgttttttttttcgatcaTGCGGCAAATTCAAGCTTCAGGTTATTGCCGGCACATTTGGATTTGAAGCTCTAGTCAagttttgtttctcatttacTTACATTGAATTATAAAAGAGAGGAACGTTTCGTGCtgatcaatttatatatataggtaacGGAATTGTATCTAAAGGATGGACAATGGGAGATCTATGGAAGAAACTGGTCGAATATTCGAACCAGATCAAGGTTAAAAAGCAACatgaaaattaaagaagaaaccctaaatttggTTTGTatgattatgaatttatgatacATTGACTTATAACTTATTTCGATTGCATGACCATAGCATTGATtcaagagtatatatactagatgactatacttttagaaataattcataaaataactATCACCCATGTCATATGTCCCCTATGCAACTTAAAATTACGTTGCTCTCCTCctgtctctttttttattttctctttcttctctcctctgtgttcaccatcttcttcatcttcatgtcTCTAATAGCGACAATCACcataaccaccaccaccaaatcctttacttttattgtatgttactggatctcttttttatttcataCACTACTCCCTTCATTGGATCTCTTTACCATTGGATCTCATTTTCCAATTTTCCACTCTTCTGCTGCTCATCTCTCATTCTATATCtaaattttttccttttggtttgGCTTTATCGGTGCTtgctcccccccccccccccNCCCCCTCTCTCATCTCTAGTCTGATATCTCTGCAACGCAAGCATGACATATGAGATTAAGAATAATTCATGTAATTCTAAGCTGTTGCATGTTTTTTTCATTCTTGTAAATATATGACATAccccatctattttttatttggaagtttaatacctggtcttttttggttggaagaatAATACCTCATCTAATTAGTATTGGTCTAAAAATACTTCATTTTTAAAGTTGTTGGTAAATTCGTACCCGTGACTTAACATCTGTTAACGGACGTTAAAGAATTAGTTGATggtgttaatttataaataaacgtgataagtagatatatataactgctagaaaataataACGATTAGATTCTCATGGTGTGGTGGTTACAAAGTATTTATTTTCTCAACGAAACCTAGGTTCGTAGATCTGAGGTTCTTGTGTCTTTCTTCTACGTCTGATGAGACATAACCAACCTGCGAGTGTAAGAATAgccaaacccaaaacaaaagcTCCAATCGCAATGCCTAGGGATCTCTTCCGCTCCCGCCACCGCCACGTCTTCTCACTGCTTACCCGAAACTCAACCCTACCGACGTCACTCCTCCTTCTCAACCCGTCCCACCGTAGCCACCACCATGCCGTCGGAGATCTGTTCGTTGGTTGGTTTAATTGAAGGTTGGACATCACCGCCGCTGCTAATGAAGAAGACGATATATTTACGAGTTTGCCATTAGTTTtagtgggggttattggtttaagatttgaaaagagttttaaagactttaaatgttatgtagaatctgtggttattagatcaagattttgttaaactctgttaaaatttagtgttattagtttgtgatttgtaaaaagtcatttaaaatcttaacaaatctgagttattggattcagacttttataaaatcattaaaaattttgtgttattcaattaaaacaaaagaatctaggattgttaatgagttcaattattatgttattggttcatgattttagacactttctttacaaaataaagtcatggaaagtatcataaaaatacagggaTTATTTGgaagactttacaagattttagaaaattaatcaacaaaactctttagcaatctttaacaatctttcacttattcatttttaatgattttgttgaactcttcaaaaatcttcataaatctcaaaccaatacaaCCCCctaataaaatttggaaaataataacGCAGAAGCATGGAGTCGAACCCAGGTTTAGATTGAAAAACCTCTTTGTTACCACTACACCATGAGAAACTTAACATCATAGTTTGTTAACAAGTCTAGATATCTACTTATCAcgtttatctataaattaacaCCGTCAACTAATTCTTGAACGTCATTAACGGATATTAAGTCACAGGTACGAATTTACCAACAACTTTAAAAATGAAGTATTTTTAGACCAACACTAATTAGAtaaagtatttttcttccaacaaaaaagatcggtattaaacttccaaataaaaaatagatgaagtattttttagcttttttccccttaaaaaaaactttatttactaACTATTTCTGCCAAAATGttattctctctattttttcttttaccatgGTTATCTACCAAAGTTGCTCTTGATTCAACAGGTTGGtacttataacaaaacaaaaattatttgtttctgaCGTGTCATACTCCTATTTGATATAACTTTGGTGTAGTACGATTCTATCCCAATTAACAAACAGAACAGAGGTTTCTGTAgggttttaagttttgtttttgttgttgttttgctggggaagaagaagaagaagcagaggcaAATACAAATACAGCTTTCAAATCGACTTGCAAAAACACAACtcaagttttgttaattttttctattcaattatattttcttcctcttgtccttttttttttttttttgtctgggCGATTCAATTTTGGAATTGAACTTGAAAAATCTCTTTCGgtgtttagattttgttttcaggAGAAATGATTCTTCCATATTCGACACAGTTCACTTGCCCTGTTCAAGAAAATGGATTTAGCTCTTCCCTTTTATTATTTCCCCATTTCCAAAGACATCGTTTTGACGTTGTCGGTTCGGTGAAGATTGCTTCCTCCTCCTATTCGGTTAGTCTCCGAATCACATAATTCTCTTTAGTTTTGATTACACGAGTcacaaattgtttaaatttgaaACCTTTTTGTTGTGCTCTGACGTATGGGGTGGTAAAGAAGGGGAATGTTACGAGGTCAAGAAGAAATGTGAAAGCTTTTGGGTTAGTTGATAAACTTGGGAAAAAGGTatggagagaaaaagaagaagatagtgacagtgaagatgaggaagatgaggaagtGAAAAAAGATACCTCTGGAGATGAAGCGAGTCTTGATGATCCAGAAGAGAGAAGGGAATGGAGGAAGACGATAAGAGATGTGATTGATAAGCATCCAgatgtggaagaagatgaagagattgatatggttgagaagaggaggaagatgcaaaAGCTTCTTGCTGATTACCCACTTGTTGTGAATGAAGAGGATCCTGATTGGCCTGAGGATGCTGATGGTTGGGGGTTTAGTTTCAACCACTTCTTTAACAAGATAACGATTAAGAATGAAAAgaaggaggatgatgatgacgatgatgaaggagatgatAGTGAGAAGGAGATTGTTTGGCAAGATGATAACTATATACGCCCGATTAAAGATCTCACAACTGCAGAATGGGAGGAGACGGTGTTCAAAGATATCAGTCCTCTCATGGTTCTTGTTCACAACCGCTACAAAAGGTTGGTTGTAGTAACAGTTTGTTTTActgaaaattttttttatgctaGTGGTCTCTTTCATTTCGTTATACTTGGCTATAGTAGTTCTAGCTTTGTTGTTAAAATTTGATACGAGTTTGGGCTAATTCCAGGCCAAAGGAAAACGAAAAATTCAGGGAAGAATTAGAGAAAGCGATTCAGGTAATATGGAACTGTGGACTTCCTTCACCAAGGGTAAGTTTTTGAACATCTCTTTACCAATTTCAAAACCATTCTTAAATTCTGCTGTCTGTTATGTTCTGTGCTTTAATCCTCCTCCTGGGTCATTATTACTTCCAGTGTGTTGCTGTTGATGCTGTGGTTGAGACAGATTTAGTCTCTGCATTGCAAGTATCTGTGTTCCCAGAGATCATCTTCACTAAAGCCGGAAAGATACTATACCGTGAGAAAGGTATTGTCTCGAAACCTAAAACTGTTCAGTACCAAAATCTCTAACCATATTGTTGTACTTAGAACAGTTAAACATATTTTCAGGCATTAGAACAGCAGAAGAGCTTTCAAAAATCATGGCCTTCTTCTATTATGGAGCTgcaaaaccaccttgtttaaatgGTGTGGATAATTCACAAGAACAGATTCCTTTAGTCGATGTAAGTGTCAATTAAGCATAAGCCTTTGTGATCTTTGTAATGTATGAACTAAAGAAGTAATCAATCTTTTGAATgtgaaatatatgttttcttttgttttttgaaattgcTATTTATAGAACATGATATGAGTCACAGAAGCAGAGACTTCGCGTCCGTAAACACTTGATCACCATGTTTCTCTCTCTCGTGACGTGCTCtcttctccctttctctctccctctctctcaatctctccttCTCATTTCCTCTTCATGGTTGGATTCGTTCCGGTTTCCAAATTTCTTCATTTCGTGAGTtcttttgatcttcttcttccatggaTTCGGTTATCATTGAAGCAGATGAGCGGGAGGCGCTGGCATCACTCGTCCCCGCTCATCCGCTGCCACCGCGTAAAACGCATTCCTATGTTGAGCAATGTGAACAGAAGCCTCACCACCCGATCCGCAAATATAGCCTTGATGAGGGCTCTAAATCTGTAACGTCGGATTCTGAAGCTATATATTTTGATTCCTCCGGCGAGTTCTCTACCGAAGGAGTAGTCATCATCGATGGCAGAACCGGTGACGAAAGAGGTAACGGGGAGGATTACGGTTTTGTCACACCTCCATCCAAACCAGCATCACAGCTAGGTGGAGATGACGGTGGCAGGGAGGATGGTATCGAGTCCCTTCCAGAATTCATCGGCGCAGGAGGCGGCACTGACGTATTCAAAGTGCCGGTGCGTGCTGCGGTGAATCCTGGACGGCCGCCATGTCTGGAACTCCGACCGCATCCGTTAAGAGAGACACAGACGGGAAAGTTTCTCAGAAACATTGCTTGCACAGAAAGTCAGCTATGGGCGGGACAAGAGAACGGCGTGAGGTTCTGGAACTTGGAGGAAGCATACGAGGTTGGTTGTGGCCTTGGTGGGCAGGTACGTCGAGGGGATGAGGATACAGCGCCGTTTCATGAATCTGTTCCGACCTCACCTGCCTTGTGTTTGATGATTGACCACGGCAATAGGCTTGTGTGGACTGGCCACAAGGATGGCAAAATTAGGGCCTGGAAAATGGATCAGCCGAGTACGACTAGTGCGGATGGTTCAAAGCCTTTCAAGGAACGACTCTCATGGCAAGCTCATCGTGGTCCTGTGAATTATATTGTCATAAGCTCATATGGTTAGTGTTCTCTGATTCTAGAGAGTTAATCTAGTTTTTGATGGTTCGTATTTGTATTCTCCAATCTTTTTGGtctcttcttttttatgttGCAGGTGATATGTGGTCATGTTCTGATGGCGGATTGATAAAAATATGGACGTTGGATTCTTTAGAGAAGTCTCTGGTGCTTAAGCCGGAGGAGAAGCATATGGCTGCATTGTTAGTGGAGAGGTCTGGCATTGACCTGAGGAGCCAAGTTACTGTCAATGGTACATGCAGCATATCTTCATCAGATGTCAAGTTTTTGTTAGTTGATACAGTAAGAGCTAAAGTGTGGGCTGTGCAGCACCTATCGTTCTCAATCTGgtaggtttttttgtttaatgacaTGCAATAGTCTCTGTTGTGGTTCTACTATGATTATTCAAAGAGATCTATCTGTGCAGGGATGCCCAGAATAAAGAGCTTGTGAAAGTTTTTAATATTGATGGCCAAGTCGAAAATCGTGTGGACATGCCACCAACGCAAGGTCAACAAGTTGAAGAAACGAAANNNNNNNNNNNNNNNNNNNNNNNNNNNNNNNNNNNNNNNNNNNNNNNNNNNNNNNNNNNNNNNNNNNNNNNNNNNNNNNNNNNNNNNNNNNNNNNNNNNNNNNNNNNNNNNNNNNNNNNNNNNNNNNNNNNNNNNNNNNNNNNNNNNNNNNNNNNNNNNNNNNNNNNNNNNNNNNNNNNNNNNNNNNNNNNNNNNNNNNNNNNNNNNNNNNNNNNNNNNNNNNNNNNNNNNNNNNNNNNNNNNNNNNNNNNNNNNNNNNNNNNNNNNNNNNNNNNNNNNNNNNNNNNNNNNNNNNNNNNNNNNNNNNNNNNNNNNNNNNNNNNNNNNNNNNNNNNNNNNNNNNNNNNNNNNNNNNNNNNNNNNNNNNNNNNNNNNNNNNNNNNNNNNNNNNNNNNNNNNNNNNNNNNNNNNNNNNNNNNNNNNNNNNNNNNNNNNNNNNNNNNNNNNNNNNNNNNNNNNNNNNNNNNNNNNNNNNNNNNNNNNNNNNNNNNNNNNNNNNNNNNNNNNNNNNNNNNNNNNNNNNNNNNNNNNNNNNNNNNNNNNNNNNNNNNNNNNNNNNNNNNNNNNNNNNNNNNNNNNNNNNNNNNNNNNNNNNNNNNNNNNNNNNNNNNNNNNNNNNNNNNNNNNNNNNNNNNNNNNNNNNNNNNNNNNNNNNNNNNNNNNNNNNNNNNNNNNNNNNNNNNNNNNNNNNNNNNNNNNNNNNNNNNNNNNNNNNNNNNNNNNNNNNNNNNNNNNNNNNNNNNNNNNNNNNNNNNNNNNNNNNNNNNNNNNNNNNNNNNNNNNNNNNNNNNNNNNNNNNNNNNNNNNNNNNNNNNNNNNNNNNNNNNNNNNNNNNNNNNNNNNNNNNNNNNNNNNNNNNNNNNNNNNNNNNNNNNNNNNNNNNNNNNNNNNNNNNNNNNNNNNNNNNNNNNNNNNNNNNNNNNNNNNNNNNNNNNNNNNNNNNNNNNNNNNNNNNNNNNNNNNNNNNNNNNNNNNNNNNNNNNNNNNNNNNNNNNNNNNNNNNNNNNNNNNNNNNNNNNNNNNNNNNNNNNNNNNNNNNNNNNNNNNNNNNNNNNNNNNNNNNNNNNNNNNNNNNNNNNNNNNNNNNNNNNNNNNNNNNNNNNNNNNNNNNNNNNNNNNNNNNNNNNNNNNNNNNNNNNNNNNNNNNNNNNNNNNNNNNNNNNNNNNNNNNNNNNNNNNNNNNNNNNNNNNNNNNNNNNNNNNNNNNNNNNNNNNNNNNNNNNNNNNNNNNNNNNNNNNNNNNNNNNNNNNNNNNNNNNNNNNNNNNNNNNNNNNNNNNNNNNNNNNNNNNNNNNNNNNNNNNNNNNNNNNNNNNNNNNNNNNNNNNNNNNNNACTCATGGTGGTGTAAGAGGATGGTATGTGACATCTCCAGGACCTCTGGACAGCGTAATCCGAACGGAACTCTCTCAAAAGGAAATGACCTATGCTCGACAAGACAGTGTTAAAATCTTGGTTGGTACCTGGAATGTTGGTGAAGGGCGGGCCTCACGTGGGGCGCTTGTGTCTTGGCTGAGTTCTGCTGTTTCAGATGTCGGCATTGTTGCTATTGGGTTGCAAGAGGTGGATATGGGGGCTGGTTTCCTAGCCATGTCCACTGCTAAGGAAACGGTAACTCCTTTTCTTACAGTTATTTACTCATGACTATTTTTCTCAAATCAAAACCGGTTGACCAGATCATTAACACAACTACAGACTGGTCCAGTACTACCTAGGATCACTAGTTATTGAGATTAACTTTCTTCACTAAAATGTTAAAATGTTGCATGCGGATTCATATGCTTAATACCGGGACAATGCTGTTTGTCTACATATTTTACGTCAGCTCATATTGGTGTTTCGGTTGTAGGTAGGGGTTGAAGGAAGTGCCGTGGGACAATGGTGGCTTGATGCAATTGGAAATGCACTGGATGAGAGAAATACTTTTGAACGTATGGGTTCAAGGCAGTTAGCAGGACTGCTAATATCTCTTTGGTAGGAAAAGTCATTTCAGATGTGTtacattttttggtttctcgAGTGGTTGCAGGTGGACCAGATAACAGTCATTTCTTTCCTTACATAGCACTTTAAGTCTTTAACCTGTCTTAAGAGTGTAAAGTTAAATCATATATTCCAGGTTAATCATCTTTTGTCACATCATGTCGTATAACTTTCTGTTTAGGGTGAGGAAGAGTATAAGAACACATGTCGGAGATCTTGATGTCGCAGCAGTTCCATGTGGCTTTGGCCGCGCCATTGGCAACAAGGTTTGCCTTTACA
This genomic window contains:
- the LOC104786432 gene encoding uncharacterized protein LOC104786432 isoform X2; its protein translation is MILPYSTQFTCPVQENGFSSSLLLFPHFQRHRFDVVGSVKIASSSYSKGNVTRSRRNVKAFGLVDKLGKKVWREKEEDSDSEDEEDEEVKKDTSGDEASLDDPEERREWRKTIRDVIDKHPDVEEDEEIDMVEKRRKMQKLLADYPLVVNEEDPDWPEDADGWGFSFNHFFNKITIKNEKKEDDDDDDEGDDSEKEIVWQDDNYIRPIKDLTTAEWEETVFKDISPLMVLVHNRYKRPKENEKFREELEKAIQVIWNCGLPSPRCVAVDAVVETDLVSALQVSVFPEIIFTKAGKILYREKGIRTAEELSKIMAFFYYGAAKPPCLNGVDNSQEQIPLVDNMI
- the LOC104786432 gene encoding uncharacterized protein LOC104786432 isoform X1 codes for the protein MILPYSTQFTCPVQENGFSSSLLLFPHFQRHRFDVVGSVKIASSSYSKGNVTRSRRNVKAFGLVDKLGKKVWREKEEDSDSEDEEDEEVKKDTSGDEASLDDPEERREWRKTIRDVIDKHPDVEEDEEIDMVEKRRKMQKLLADYPLVVNEEDPDWPEDADGWGFSFNHFFNKITIKNEKKEDDDDDDEGDDSEKEIVWQDDNYIRPIKDLTTAEWEETVFKDISPLMVLVHNRYKRPKENEKFREELEKAIQVIWNCGLPSPRCVAVDAVVETDLVSALQVSVFPEIIFTKAGKILYREKGIRTAEELSKIMAFFYYGAAKPPCLNGVDNSQEQIPLVDVSVN
- the LOC104786432 gene encoding uncharacterized protein LOC104786432 isoform X3 — protein: MILPYSTQFTCPVQENGFSSSLLLFPHFQRHRFDVVGSVKIASSSYSGNVTRSRRNVKAFGLVDKLGKKVWREKEEDSDSEDEEDEEVKKDTSGDEASLDDPEERREWRKTIRDVIDKHPDVEEDEEIDMVEKRRKMQKLLADYPLVVNEEDPDWPEDADGWGFSFNHFFNKITIKNEKKEDDDDDDEGDDSEKEIVWQDDNYIRPIKDLTTAEWEETVFKDISPLMVLVHNRYKRPKENEKFREELEKAIQVIWNCGLPSPRCVAVDAVVETDLVSALQVSVFPEIIFTKAGKILYREKGIRTAEELSKIMAFFYYGAAKPPCLNGVDNSQEQIPLVDVSVN